The following coding sequences lie in one Candidatus Neomarinimicrobiota bacterium genomic window:
- a CDS encoding serine hydrolase, whose protein sequence is MAGRSVTLQTTGITIATVLLFLAPGVSQDSALKERLVERITGFHGDAGLYFKNLKTGETISIGAQDTFPTASLIKIPIAVHVFDLLEKRNIAYTDTWIYRDSLVYGGSGYLQFFKDSTSITVKDLVHLMLTVSDNVAAIWLTKTLGGGDAVNESMDSLGLSVTRMNSFSTGREVQKEKYGWGMTTAEEMGLLMENIFLKRMLTRESCEEIYRILSHPFWDSYAPTQVPSNLNVASKTGALNDYRSEVACVNTPEIDYVICIITDNNQDQRWVKINEADQFIIDLNRVIFDHFHPEYSKEFRSIRDSLQFKY, encoded by the coding sequence TTGGCAGGTAGGTCTGTGACGCTTCAGACAACGGGAATTACGATTGCGACTGTTCTCCTTTTCTTGGCGCCGGGAGTGTCTCAAGATTCAGCGCTTAAGGAGAGACTTGTGGAAAGAATTACAGGGTTCCATGGCGATGCGGGCCTCTACTTCAAGAATTTGAAGACAGGCGAAACGATTTCCATCGGCGCCCAAGATACCTTCCCTACTGCAAGCCTCATCAAGATCCCCATCGCTGTCCACGTATTTGATCTGCTGGAGAAAAGAAATATCGCGTACACCGACACCTGGATCTATAGGGACAGCCTGGTATACGGAGGATCCGGATACTTGCAGTTTTTCAAAGACAGCACCTCAATAACGGTGAAGGATCTGGTGCATCTCATGCTGACAGTGAGTGATAATGTCGCCGCCATCTGGCTCACGAAAACGCTGGGAGGAGGGGACGCTGTCAATGAGTCGATGGATTCACTGGGACTATCTGTCACGCGAATGAACTCTTTTTCGACAGGGAGAGAAGTTCAGAAAGAAAAATACGGTTGGGGTATGACCACCGCGGAAGAGATGGGTCTTCTCATGGAGAACATTTTTCTCAAACGTATGTTGACACGGGAATCCTGTGAGGAGATCTACCGGATCCTGTCGCACCCGTTCTGGGACAGCTATGCTCCCACGCAGGTTCCCAGCAACCTTAACGTCGCCTCCAAAACGGGAGCTCTGAATGACTATAGATCCGAAGTTGCCTGCGTGAATACCCCGGAGATTGATTATGTCATCTGTATTATTACCGATAATAACCAGGACCAGCGGTGGGTGAAAATCAATGAAGCGGATCAATTCATCATTGATCTCAATCGAGTAATATTTGACCATTTTCATCCCGAATATTCGAAGGAATTCCGGAGCATTCGAGACTCTCTCCAGTTTAAGTACTGA